A genomic region of Azoarcus sp. KH32C contains the following coding sequences:
- a CDS encoding Crp/Fnr family transcriptional regulator has translation MTVTSHPQIRETLSRFTPFDQLDEVASAKLAQSVRAMRVARGELVVQRGKAPGGMYLVVEGEVKLFLISSAGAEKIVRLARAGDTFCEETLFGIEEPVLAAQATRESVLHFIPRAAINAAMPTQPAFAMALMARLSRRVSELVEGMEQCMQRSSTQRVAHYLVQHADGDSIEVRLPCDKQTIASQLNLTPETFSRVLNRLTRDGAILPRGRRAIMLTDRPQLERIAA, from the coding sequence ATGACCGTTACCAGCCATCCGCAAATCCGTGAGACCTTGTCCCGCTTCACGCCGTTCGATCAACTGGACGAAGTGGCATCGGCCAAGCTCGCGCAAAGCGTTCGGGCGATGCGCGTCGCGCGCGGCGAACTCGTCGTCCAGCGTGGGAAAGCGCCGGGCGGCATGTACCTGGTAGTGGAAGGCGAGGTCAAGTTGTTCCTCATCTCCAGTGCCGGAGCGGAAAAGATCGTCCGCCTCGCACGGGCCGGCGATACCTTCTGCGAAGAGACCCTGTTCGGCATCGAGGAGCCGGTCCTCGCGGCCCAGGCCACCCGTGAGAGCGTGCTGCACTTCATCCCCCGTGCCGCGATCAATGCCGCGATGCCCACGCAGCCAGCCTTCGCGATGGCGCTGATGGCCCGCCTGTCGCGCCGGGTCAGCGAACTCGTCGAGGGGATGGAGCAGTGTATGCAGCGCAGCAGCACGCAGCGCGTCGCGCACTACCTCGTCCAGCACGCCGACGGCGACAGCATCGAAGTGCGTCTGCCATGCGACAAGCAAACGATCGCCTCGCAACTGAACCTGACGCCGGAAACCTTCTCGCGCGTGCTCAACCGGCTCACGCGCGACGGCGCGATCCTGCCGCGCGGGCGGCGCGCGATCATGCTCACCGACCGGCCGCAACTCGAGCGGATCGCCGCTTGA
- a CDS encoding histidine kinase, which yields MNTVAERLAARTWSQRLRDGLAARAILLLLMLALTAITLISVVGIGSSVLVVESVGGSASVINAAGSLRRLAQRAGTVAVARGLNDRNGQARVEEAVATFETALAHPALVELLAREPSSIFSSIFRGVEVGWRARVRPSLLEIPSSSPGDPGAAAHYEALLAEVDTFADQINTLVAVLESDAESRIAQLRTMLAAALVTLLAVVVAALYLLRRRVFQPLTELRRCAVRIARGDFAARSEHTGPDELGQVGEAFNAMAEELSGAYRDLERRVQDKTSDLTRSNRALELLYHVISRLYYAPTSTDSYAGTLRELESTLGLQGSFVCVEPKLGGVATVLATTFGDCAERELGSAACQNCSGRESPWSYRSEGGMDVLQVPLRDAERLYGMLRLAMPKGRRLADWERTLLEAVTRHMGIALGISYQSERERLLALQEERSTIARELHDSLAQSLSFMKIQASLLSSALHGGQAADEAQSVLADLKEGISSAYRQLRELLATFRLQIEGDFSRLLGNTVSEYAARSGVPIDLEVTVGDSHLTPNQEIHVLHIIREGLSNATRHAQASRIRVMLRRLESGELRLEIEDDGIGMKPPGGGEPHHFGLTIMGERARGLGGEFEIQSRPGGGTRLVVRFSPGAIPTLFAEPVVPHLT from the coding sequence ATGAACACGGTTGCCGAACGGCTGGCTGCCCGCACTTGGTCGCAACGGCTGCGCGATGGGCTCGCCGCCCGTGCGATCCTGTTGTTGCTGATGCTGGCGCTAACGGCGATTACGCTGATCAGCGTGGTCGGCATCGGGTCGTCCGTACTGGTGGTCGAATCGGTCGGCGGCAGCGCGAGCGTGATCAACGCCGCCGGGAGCCTGCGGCGGCTCGCACAGCGCGCCGGCACGGTGGCGGTCGCGCGCGGGCTCAACGACCGGAACGGCCAGGCGCGTGTCGAAGAGGCGGTCGCCACGTTTGAAACGGCGCTGGCTCACCCGGCGCTCGTCGAATTGCTTGCGCGAGAACCGAGCAGCATCTTTTCGTCGATCTTCCGCGGCGTGGAGGTCGGATGGCGCGCACGGGTCCGTCCCAGTTTGCTGGAAATCCCCTCGTCCTCGCCCGGCGACCCAGGAGCCGCCGCGCATTACGAGGCCCTGCTTGCCGAGGTCGATACCTTTGCGGACCAGATCAACACCCTGGTCGCCGTGCTTGAAAGCGATGCCGAATCGCGCATCGCGCAGTTGCGCACGATGCTGGCCGCAGCGCTCGTGACGCTCCTCGCCGTCGTCGTCGCGGCGCTCTACCTGCTGCGGCGTCGCGTCTTCCAGCCCCTGACCGAATTGCGTCGTTGCGCGGTGCGCATTGCGCGGGGCGACTTTGCCGCGCGGAGCGAGCACACCGGCCCGGACGAACTGGGGCAGGTCGGGGAGGCCTTCAACGCGATGGCCGAGGAGCTGTCCGGGGCCTACCGTGACCTCGAGCGCCGGGTGCAGGACAAGACCTCGGACCTGACGCGCAGCAATCGCGCGCTCGAGCTGCTCTACCACGTGATCTCGCGGCTCTACTACGCGCCAACGAGCACCGACTCCTACGCCGGGACGCTGCGCGAGCTGGAGAGCACCCTAGGCCTGCAGGGCAGCTTCGTCTGCGTAGAGCCGAAGCTCGGCGGCGTCGCGACCGTCCTGGCGACGACCTTCGGCGACTGCGCCGAGCGAGAGCTCGGCTCGGCGGCATGCCAGAACTGCTCGGGGCGCGAATCACCGTGGAGCTACCGCTCCGAGGGCGGCATGGACGTGCTGCAGGTGCCGCTGCGCGACGCGGAGCGGCTCTACGGCATGCTGCGGCTGGCGATGCCGAAGGGCCGGCGCCTCGCGGACTGGGAGCGCACGCTGCTCGAAGCGGTCACGCGCCACATGGGGATCGCGCTCGGCATTTCCTACCAGAGCGAGCGCGAACGCCTGCTCGCGCTGCAGGAGGAGCGCTCGACCATCGCCCGTGAGCTCCACGACTCGCTCGCCCAGTCCCTGTCGTTCATGAAGATCCAGGCGAGCCTACTGTCCTCCGCACTGCACGGCGGACAGGCGGCCGACGAGGCGCAGTCCGTGCTCGCCGATCTCAAGGAGGGCATCAGCTCTGCCTACCGCCAACTGCGCGAGCTGTTGGCGACCTTCCGCCTGCAGATCGAAGGCGACTTCTCGCGCCTGCTCGGCAACACGGTGTCCGAGTACGCCGCACGCAGCGGCGTGCCGATTGATCTCGAGGTGACGGTGGGCGATTCCCACCTCACTCCCAATCAGGAAATCCACGTTCTCCACATCATCCGCGAAGGGCTGTCGAACGCGACGCGGCACGCCCAGGCGAGCAGGATCCGGGTGATGCTGCGGCGTCTCGAAAGCGGGGAGCTCCGTCTCGAAATCGAGGATGATGGCATTGGCATGAAGCCACCCGGCGGCGGCGAGCCGCATCATTTCGGCCTGACCATCATGGGCGAGCGTGCGCGCGGCCTCGGCGGCGAGTTCGAGATCCAGTCCCGTCCTGGGGGCGGCACGCGCTTGGTGGTACGCTTCTCGCCCGGCGCGATTCCAACCCTGTTCGCAGAACCCGTCGTTCCGCACCTGACATGA
- the narL gene encoding two-component system response regulator NarL, with the protein MTESSPSVIIIDDHPLFRRGMIQLLRTIPGFRLLAEAADGHDGLVQTLRLRPDLLLLDLNMKGMSGLDVLRLVKQADLDTRVVMVTVSDAADDLVAALRAGADGYLLKDMEPEAMVEALTAAAAGRIVVSDALTHLLAVALRKEKRPESAAAAGLTEREQGILAHIAGGLSNKQIARELDITEGTVKVHVKHLLRKLNFRSRVEAAVWAVEHLRSER; encoded by the coding sequence ATGACCGAATCCTCTCCCAGCGTCATCATCATCGACGACCACCCGCTGTTCCGCCGCGGCATGATTCAGCTGCTGCGGACCATCCCCGGTTTCCGCCTGCTCGCCGAAGCGGCCGACGGTCATGACGGGCTCGTGCAGACGCTGCGTCTGCGCCCCGACCTGCTGCTGCTCGATCTCAACATGAAGGGCATGTCCGGGCTCGACGTGCTGCGCCTCGTCAAGCAGGCAGACCTCGACACGCGCGTCGTCATGGTCACGGTGTCGGACGCCGCCGACGACCTCGTCGCCGCCCTGCGCGCCGGTGCCGACGGCTACCTGCTGAAGGACATGGAGCCCGAAGCGATGGTCGAGGCTCTGACCGCCGCCGCCGCGGGCCGCATCGTCGTGTCCGACGCGCTGACCCACCTCCTCGCCGTCGCGCTGCGCAAGGAAAAACGTCCCGAAAGCGCTGCTGCCGCGGGCCTCACCGAGCGTGAGCAGGGCATCCTCGCCCACATCGCGGGGGGGCTCTCGAACAAGCAGATCGCGCGCGAACTCGACATCACCGAGGGGACCGTGAAGGTCCACGTCAAACATCTGCTGCGCAAGCTCAATTTCCGCTCCCGCGTCGAAGCCGCCGTGTGGGCGGTCGAACACCTTCGAAGCGAGCGCTGA